Proteins from one Psilocybe cubensis strain MGC-MH-2018 chromosome 11, whole genome shotgun sequence genomic window:
- a CDS encoding Linoleate 10R-lipoxygenase yields the protein MSAFVNAVAVGIDNVLDSKRPVDTDGARPRTQVVQKTVSKVNGLIASPPLKPSDLPALVDALRHSDSLDDRQLLLERILTAMSRLQKFDISKTMQNKVIKLLYDDLPHPPSGYIAEFRPQVQSNVSLPRQGYVKYAYRAADASNYNPLQPGIGKAGSPYARSVPSTKAAPRSALPDAGLVFDTLLKRDKFVEHPGGISAMFFAFADLVIHSIFNTNHTDWTVNDASSYLDLSVLYGSNDRQVQSVRRNDGSGKLLDDVFADGRLLLMPPASCALLILLNRNHNFIAQKILDINENGNLMKPYPEDAAPKQAQDEEIFQRARMVNCGFFMQIILGDYVGAILGLVRDGSDWRLDPLMPIRDSDHQLVPTGQGNVVSVEFNLLYRWHATLSQPDTTYTTNTFNKLFDGADPKDITVQTFKQAAHKYLIPPANVQEWTFGGLKRGKDNRFEDADLANVLHNATEARAGAFKARGIPEALRIIEVMGIEQSRSWGTCSLNEFRKFLGLKPYSTFEEWNPDPEIHRAAASLYRDIDNLELHVGLQAEETKLPGEGAGLCPGYTISRAILADAVSLTRGDRFMTVDFTPFNLTSWGYQDCQYDHEDGSYGGLLTKLLFRTLPDYYPRGSAYAHFPFLVPSFMKENLEKTNPTLAPKYNWTRPRAPAPLLVIDTFDGVKQVLEDSGSFMAAYDSRLFKVAEPLLAPNLAPKHTLEEEEKAQIALDAAKKTFDAGVLTVSRNVFSKPDPNFAEYFASHTSALIHEKFWSNGRSTAYVDIVRDVINLLPVHWICEEIAGLPLKSGLNPRGIWYEQETCERFEHIARYVYFNFDPVNDWKLREESQKDFQRIVAVVEAHVDRMHYLVSLKDEENSFGIKNYKSHVFLRKLKDSVSPKTLPRELATQIVGGIVPSASIYSQTVAQVVDFYLEDSQKDAREEIVRLMDSSEEGAQDKVMQYIFDALRARPPVAGAYRTVTKDTTIGPIDLKAGDHVFASIMSAERNVSAAPSDSSMHNGSSSNFQYDILSFGVNGFMTPEFFKATAPHVLSSIFRLQGLQRGPGQSGSFVRYVEEWHDTQKTEYISQLGTVTPFPDSLVVQFTR from the exons ATGTCTGCTTTTGTCAACGCTGTTGCTGTGGGGATTGACAACGTTTTGGATTCGAAGAGGCCCGTCGATACGGATGGCGCTCGACCACGCACCCAGGTCGTGCAAAAAACCGTAAGCAAGGTGAACGGTTTGATCGCTAGCCCACCGCTCAAACCAAGTGATTTG CCCGCTCTGGTTGACGCTTTGCGGCATTCGGATAGCCTCGATGACAGGCAGTTATTG CTGGAGAGGATTCTTACTGCGATGTCCCGACTTCAGAAGTTTGACATATCAAAGACTATGCAAAACAAAGTCATCAAGCTTC tGTACGACGACCTCCCACATCCGCCGAGTGGGTATATCGCGGAGTTTCGCCCACAGGTTCAGTCAAATGTCAGCCTTCCACGTCAAGGATACGTGAAATACGCGTATAGGGCGGCAGACGCCTCGAACTACAACCCGCTTCAACCTGGGATCGGAAAGGCCGGTAGTCCTTATGCTCGGTCTGTTCCATCGACGAAGGCGGCTCCTCGCTCCGCACTCCCTGACGCTGGGCTTGTCTTTGACACCCTCCTCAAACGTGACAAATTCGTTGAACACCCGGGAGGCATCTCGGCGATGTTCTTTGCGTTTGCTGATTTGGTCATCCATTCGATCTTCAACACGAACCATACAGACTGGACGGTGAATGATGCCAGCAGTTATTTGGATCTGAGCGTGCTGTATGGCAGCAATGACCGTCAAGTCCAGTCGGTGAGGAGAAATGATGGGTCCGGAAAGCTGTTGGATGATGTCTTTGCGGATgggaggttgttgttgatgccTCCTGCATCATGCGCGTTGCTAATTTTGTTGAACCGGAATCATAAC TTCATTGCTCAGAAGATTTTGGATATCAATGAGAATGGCAATTTGATGAAGCCATATCCGGAAGATGCGGCTCCCAAGCAGGCTCAGGACGAGGAGATCTTCCAACGCGCGAGAATGGTTAACTGTGGATTCTTCATGCAGATTATTCTTGGGG ACTATGTTGGCGCTATTCTTGGATTGGTCCGTGATGGAAGTGACTGGAGGCTAGATCCCCTCATG CCTATACGTGATTCTGATCACCAACTCGTGCCTACGGGGCAGGGAAACGTCGTTTCAGTTGAATTCAATCTGCTGTATCGATGGCATGCCACTCTCTCACAGCCTGATACCACATACACCACCAATACCTTCAATAAACTCTTCGACGGCGCTGATCCCAAAGat ATCACGGTCCAGACATTCAAGCAAGCCGCTCACAAGTACCTGATACCCCCTGCGAACGTGCAGGAGTGGACATTTGGGGGCTTGAAGCGAGGGAAGGACAATAGGTTTGAGGATGCCGATCTCGCGAATGTGTTGCATAATGCGACGGAGGCACGCGCTGGTGCTTTCAAAGCCAGGGGTATCCCGGAGGCACTGAGGATTATTGAGGTTATGGGCATCGAGCAGTCCAGGAGCTGGGGAACTTGTTCG CTGAATGAGTTCAGGAAATTCCTAGGACTCAAAC CGTATTCGACGTTTGAAGAATGGAACCCAGATCCTGAAATTCAT CGAGCGGCGGCATCGCTCTACCGAGACATTGACAATCTTGAACTTCAT GTTGGTCTTCAAGCTGAAGAGACCAAGTTACCCGGTGAAGGTGCTGGATTGTGCCCTGGATACACCATCTCGAGGGCTATCCTTGCGGATGCCGTGTCTTTGACAAGAGGGGACAGGTTCATGACCGTTGACTTCACTC CTTTCAACCTCACATCCTGGGGATACCAAGACTGCCAATACGACCATGAAGATGGATCATACGGAGGCCTTCTCACCAAACTCCTCTTCAGGACCTTGCCCGACTATTACCCCAGAGGTTCAGCTTATGCCCATTTCCCATTCTTGGTCCCGAGCTTCATGAAGGAGAATTTGGAAAAAACCAATCCAACTCTCGCTCCGAAGTACAATTGGACTCGTCCTCGTGCACCAGCTCCTCTTTTGGTTATCGATACTTTTGATGGTGTCAAGCAGGTTCTGGAGGACAGTGGATCGTTTATGGCCGCATATGACAGTCGCCTCTTCAAGGTTGCTGAACCCCTTCTGGCACCCAATCTG GCCCCGAAGCACACcctcgaggaagaggaaaaggcTCAAATTGCTCTCGATGCGGCTAAAAAGACTTTCGATGCTGGTGTCTTAACCGTGTCGCGTAACGTATTCAGCAAACCGGATCCAAACTTCGCTGAATATTTCGCTTCGCACACAAGCGCCCTGATTCACGAGAAATTTTGGTCCAATGGGCGTTCTACCGCTTATGTTGACATTGTCAGAGATGTCATCAACCTCCTTCCTGTTCATTGGATTTGTGAAGAAATC GCCGGGCTACCTTTAAAGTCAGGATTAAACCCGCGTGGTATTTGGTACGAACAGGAAACGTGCGAGAGGTTTGAACACATTGCTCG ATATGTATACTTCAACTTTGATCCTGTCAATGACTGGAAGCTCCGAGAAGAGTCTCAGAAAGACTTCCAAAGGATTGTCGCCGTTGTCGAAGCCCACGTCGATCGGATGCATTATCTG GTCTCGTTGAAAGACGAAGAAAACTCTTTTGGGATTAAAAACTACAAGTCTCACGTTTTCCTTAGGAAACTGAAGGATTCTGTATCACCCAAGACCCTCCCTCGAGAGCTCGCTACCCAGATTGTTGGGGGTATTGTTCCTTCCGCCTCGATATACTCCCAGACCGTTGCCCAAGTCGTCGACTTTTACCTTGAGGATAGTCAAAAGGACGCACGCGAGGAAATTGTTAGGCTTATGGACTCGTCCGAGGAAGGTGCTCAAGATAAAGTGATGCAATATATCTTCGATGCGTTAC GCGCTAGACCCCCTGTCGCGGGCGCTTATAGAACCGTCACCAAGGATACTACTATTGGACCCATTGATCTAAAAGCCGGAGATCACGTATTTGCAAGCATTATGTCTGCAGAGCGTAAT GTGTCCGCTGCTCCCTCTGATAGTTCAATGCACAACGGTTCAAGCTCTAATTTCCAATACGATATTTTGTCCTTTGGcgtcaatgg ATTCATGACCCCAGAGTTCTTCAAAGCG ACCGCTCCCCATGTGCTTAGCTCTATCTTCAGGCTTCAGGGTCTCCAGAGGGGTCCAGGGCAGTCAGGCTCATTCGTCAG ATATGTTGAGGAATGGCATGACACGCAGAAAACGGAGTATATATCGCAGCTAGGGACTGTTACCCCCTTCCCAGACTCTTTGGTTGTCCAG TTCACAAGATGA
- a CDS encoding palmitoyltransferase: MKIYSISVILAPPSGASVTLSSANDLSSFSFYQRGSAGEFMSFLSKTVAERTPQGQRQTVQEQSHVAHVYNRGGDEQLAAVIITDEEYPVRPAFSLLTKILDEFTAKVPKSSYGNPSSISFPEINAYIQKYQDPRQADTIMRVQQELDETKIVLHKTIESVLQRGEKLDNLVERSNALSMQSKMFYKTAKKAGGWQMMLMPNRSVANPPEGSKSNSVHHIIRAPGRTANLLPSIISRRF; this comes from the exons ATGAAGATCTACTCCATTTCAGTCATCCTCGCGCCTCCGTCTGGCGCTTCGGTCACACTCAGCTCGGCAAATGACCTCTCGTCGTTTAGCTTCTATCAGAGGGGGTCTGCTGGCGAATTCATGTCGTTCCTGTCAAAGACGGTCGCGGAGAGAACACCCCAGGGTCAGAGACAGACAGTCCAGGAGCAGAGCCATGTTGCCCATGTGTATAACCGTGGAGGGGACGAACAGCTTGCTG CTGTCATTATTACCGATGAGGAGTACCCAGTTCGACCTGCCTTTTCGCTGCTGACGAAGATCCTGGACGAGTTTACCGCCAAGGTTCCAAAGTCATCATATGGCAATCCGTCATCGATCTCCTTCCCGGAGATAAACGCATACATTCAGAAATATCAAGATCCTAGGCAAGCGGATACGATTATGAGGGTGCAGCAGGAATTGGACGAGACTAAGATTGTGCTG CACAAGACGATAGAGTCGGTACTGCAGCGCGGTGAAAAGCTGGATAATCTTGTTGAGAGGTCAAATGCACTTTCGATGCAAAGCAAGATGTTCTACAAGACCGCGAAGAAG GCTGGGGGCTGgcagatgatgttgatgccCAATCGGTCTGTTGCTAATCCACCGGAAGGTTCGAAGTCGAACTCGGTGCATCACATCATCCGCGCGCCTGGTCGTACCGCCAACCTCCTTCCTTCGATCATTTCCAGGAGATTTTGA
- a CDS encoding hypothetical protein (Uncharacterized protein YML079W) — MSAAHSTSTELIKTLGLEEHIEGGYFTVTDVQEEKIPSAFAGGEKRQLATSIYYLLSYDRPVGTFHMNKSVTYHVWHQGRAEYTLITPGNPPRIERKVIGPDASAGETRMLLVGTGVWKRSALLEVDMQAAESEEEREKINCLITEVVVPGFDWKDHRWMRREDLEGLFEGVLGGEEKVREFEKWVFSGSEEEMKEKVEGGR; from the exons ATGTCTGCGGCACATTCGACGTCGACTGAGTTGATCAAGACGTTAGGGCTCGAAGAGCACATTGAGGGCG GATACTTTACGGTGACGGATGTACAGGAGGAGAAGATACCGTCTGCGTTTGCTG GAGGAGAGAAGAGGCAGCTTGCGACGTCGATTTATTATTTGTTGAGTTATGATCGGCCGGTGGGGACGTTCCACATGAACAAGTCGGTC ACATACCATGTTTGGCACCAAGGCCGCGCCGAGTACACGCTCATCACACCGGGAAACCCACCGCGCATTGAGAGGAAGGTGATAGGGCCCGACGCGTCTGCGGGAGAGACAAGAATGTTGCTCGTTGGCACTGGTGTGTGGAAGCGCTCGGCGTTGTTGGAGGTGGATATGCAGGCTGCGGAgagcgaggaggagagggagaaaaTAAACTGTTTGATTACGGAGGTTGTGGTTCCTGGATTTGATTGGAAGGATCATAGGTGGATGCGTAGAGAGGATTTGGAGGGGTTGTTTGAGGGTGTGCTGGGTGGTGAGGAGAAGGTGAGAGAATTTGAGAAGTGGGTGTTTAGTGGGAGtgaggaggagatgaaggagaaggtTGAGGGGGGGAGGTAA
- a CDS encoding 60S ribosomal protein L38-1: MPKEIRDIKQFIKITQRKDASQARIKKIASKVPNGKTQTKFKVRCSRYLYTLSIDDPEKAEKLKQSLPPGLTVIEVDKPKKK, encoded by the exons ATG CCGAAAGAAATCCGCGACATCAAGCAGTTCATCAAAATCACCCAGAGGAAGGATGCCTCTC AGGCGCGTATAAAGAAAATCGCATCCAAGGTCCCCAACGGCAAGACGCAGACCAAGTTCAAGGTCCGCTGCTCGCGGTACCTCTACACCCTCTCCATCGACGACCCAGAAAAGGCCGAGAAGCTTAAGCAGAGCCTGCCCCCTG GTCTCACCGTCATCGAGGTCGACAAGCCCAAGAAAAAGTAA